A genomic window from Pecten maximus chromosome 2, xPecMax1.1, whole genome shotgun sequence includes:
- the LOC117342351 gene encoding probable inactive 1-aminocyclopropane-1-carboxylate synthase-like protein 2, whose protein sequence is MKIEEKKITLLDGVAATLNAVAFTLADVGDVFLCPTPVYPRTRNDMLDIGGVDLFEVPIFDEESLEDPCEMRIDLLESYFQRAKQEGFKVRGVILTNPNNPTGKVYSPHELTQLMEFCKRKNLHVIFNEIYALSTQGQGCFTSVLSMNIPDLDKTHFIWGFSKDFGLSGFRCGVVYSHDESVVSHLQKIAMFSAIPAPTQMLINGILSDTDWMKDTYFPTYYARAKETHRLVKDVLDEFNIPTAYSGQNVIFFWMNLSKFLEEKTTQEERKLFNKFMEAGLYICPGTEMLCHVPGWFRLVYTLPKQEVQEGLRRFRAVLKDIQQRQLQ, encoded by the exons ATGAAGATCGAGGAGAAGAAG ATTACACTTTTGGATGGTGTAGCAGCGACGCTGAACGCCGTCGCGTTTACTCTGGCAGATGTTGGAG ATGTATTCCTGTGTCCTACTCCAGTTTACCCTAGGACAAGAAATGACATGTTGGACATTGGCGGAGTAGACTTATTTGAGGTTCCTATTTTTGAT gAAGAGTCACTTGAGGATCCTTGTGAAATGCGCATTGATTTGTTGGAATCATATTTCCAAAGAGCAAAACAAGAA GGTTTTAAAGTCCGTGGGGTTATCCTTACCAACCCCAATAACCCTACTGGCAAAGTGTACTCACCACACGAACTTACACAGTTGATGGAATTTTGCAAGCG GAAGAATCTCCACGTCATATTTAATGAGATATATGCTTTATCAACACAAGGACAAGGATGTTTTACAAGTGTTCTCTCTATGAACATCCCTGATCTAGATAAAACCCATTTTATATGGGGCTTCAGTAAG GATTTTGGTCTCTCTGGATTCCGATGTGGTGTGGTATATTCCCATGATGAGAGTGTCGTTTCTCACCTGCAAAAGATTGCGATGTTCTCTGCTATACCAGCACCTACACAAATGCTTATCAATGGAATTCTCTCTGATACAG ATTGGATGAAAGATACGTATTTCCCTACTTATTATGCCAGAGCAAAGGAGACACATCGATTGGTGAAAGACGTTTTGGATGAATTCAATATTCCAACAGCGTACAGcggtcaaaatgttattttcttttgGATGAATTTGTCAAAG TTTTTGGAAGAGAAAACTACACAGGAGGAGAGGAAGCTGTTCAACAAGTTTATGGAAGCAGGTCTCTACATTTGTCCCGGCACAGAAATGCTCTGTCATGTTCCAGGATGGTTTCGACTGGTTTATACATTGCCGAAACAGGAAGTTCAAGagg GACTTCGTCGTTTCCGTGCAGTGTTAAAAGACATACAACAGAGACAACTGCAATGA